CAGGTGCTCCAGCGCGATGACCCGCTGGGCCTTGGGCGACGAGCCGCCGGACATCCGGTCCATGATGACCTTCTCCTCATCACGGGTCGGGTAGCCCACCTTCACCTTGAGCATGAAGCGGTCCACCTGCGCTTCGGGGAGGGGGTAGGTGCCCTCCTGCTCGATGGGGTTCTGGGTGGCCAGCACCAGGAACGGCGAGGGCAGGCCGAAGGTCTGGTCGCCGATGGTGACCTGGCGCTCGGCCATGGCCTCCAGGAGGGCGGACTGGACCTTGGCGGGGGCGCGGTTGATTTCGTCCGCGAGGACGATGTTCGCGAAGATGGGCCCCTTGCGGACGGTGAAGGCGGCCGTCTGCTGGTTGTAGATCATCGTGCCGACGAGGTCCGCCGGCAGGAGGTCGGGGGTGAACTGCACGCGCATGAAGGTGGCGCTGAGCGAGTCCGCCACGGTGCGCACGGTCAGCGTCTTGGCGAGTCCGGGCACGCCCTCCAGGAGGACGTGGCCGTTGCACAAGAGGCCGATGAGGATGCGTTCGAGCATGTACCGCTGCCCGACGATGACCTTGCCGGTCTCCTGGTTGAGGACCTCGACGAAGCTGCTTTCCTGCTGCACGCGTTCAGTGAGCGCGCGGATGTCGGTGTTCATGTCCCCTCTGTCGGCCTGGGCGGCGGGCAGCCTAGGGTTCCCGGGCGTCCGGCTCAACACCGCTGTAAGCCGGACATTCCGTCAAGCCGCCCCGTCCCGTAAAGGGTCATCTCCCATGTCCCGCCCGCCCCCGCCCCGCCGCTCCGCCCTCCCCCCTCGCTGGGACGCCGCCGGCCGCCCCGGCGCCCCGGGCGCCACGCCCCCCGTGGGCCCGGTGGAGACGGGGCTCCTGGCCCAGCTGGCCCCGGCCGTGGTGCCCCAGGTGCACTGGCTCCCCGGAGGCGGCGCGGTGCGGATCCTGGAGGGGGGTCCTCCCGATGGCGCGCGGTCCACGGTCGTCTTCCTCCACGGGCGTGGGAACGCGGCGACCCACTGGTTCCCGTACCTGACGGTGCTGGCCCGGCACCACCGGGTGCTGGCCCTGGACCTGCCCGGCTTTGGACAGTCCACCCCGGCGGACGTGCGCGTGCGGTCGGCGGAGGACGCGGTGCGCTTCTTCACCGGGCCTGTGGAGGAGGCCCTGGGGATGCTGGCGCCGGGGCCGGTGTCCGTGGTCGGCCACTCGCTGGGCGGACTGGTGGCGCTGGAGCTGGCGCTGCGCGGCACGGTGCCGGTGGAGCGGCTGGTGCTGGTGGACGCGATGGGGCTGGGGCCGGAGATGCCCGGGCCGTCGCGCCTCTTCTTCCGCGCGGGGCCGGAGCGGCTGGCGCGCAACCTGGGGCCGTGGGCGATGGCGCGGATGCTGCCGCCTCCGCCGACGCCGCTGGGAGAGAAGCTGGGCGCGCTGGGCTACGAGCTGCTGAGCGTGCCCGGCGGGAGGCCCGAAGCCACGCAGGCCTTCAACGCGCTGGTGCCGCTGACGGGCCCGGTGTTCCACCGCCGCGAACGGCTGGGCGAGGTGAAGGCCCCCGTGCTGCTCGTCTGGGGTGAGCGCGACGAGACGCTGCCCGTCTCCCTGGCGGACGACGCCGCGCGGGAGTTTCCCCGGGCCCGCGTGCTGCGCGTGGACTGCGGACACAGTCCGCAGTTGGAGCACCCCGAGCGCGTGCTCCCCGAGCTGAAGACCTTCCTGGGCGAGGAGCCCCCCGGCCATTGAGCGGGCGCGGCGTCCCCCGCGTCACCTGAACCGGGTACAGTCCTCCGCCGTGCCGAAAGACTTCCTCGACTTGGAGGCGACGCCGGAGCGGCTGCACGCGCTGGCGGACGCCGGAATCCTGGCCCCGGACGCGTACGGGCGCGCGCTGCACCTGGCGGTCGCCACGCCCGCGAGGCCCGCGTGGCGCGCGTTCCTGTCCACGACGCTGATGGCGCTGGGCTCGCTGCTGGTGCTGGCGGGCGTGGTGTACTTCTTCGCCTTCAACTGGGCGGAGCTGGGGCGCTTCGCGAAGCTGGGCCTCGTCTGCCTGGGCATCGCCGGTGCGGCCGTGGGCGCATGGCGGCTGGGGGACCGGCCCGCGGGACAGTTCTCGCTGCTCGCGGCCGCGGTGCTGGTAGGCCCGCTGCTCGCCGTGTACGGGCAGGCGTACCAGACGGGCGCGGATCCGTATGAGCTGTTCATCGGCTGGGGCGTGCTCATCCTGCCGTGGGTGGCGCTGGCGCGCTTCACGCCGCTGTGGATGCTCCAGCTCGTGCTCGTGAACACGGGCGTCATCCTCTTCTGGGGCCAGCGCATGGCGCGCCTCGGCTCGCATGAGGAGGGGCTGGCGCTGGTGCTGGGGCTGCTCAACGGGTTCGCCTGGGCCACTTACGAGCACTTCGCCAACCAGAAGGTGTCCTGGCTCCGGGGGCGGTGGATGCCCCGGGTCCTGTCGCTCATGGCGCTGGGGCCGCTGGTGGGCCTGGGCATCCTGTTCATCGTCAGTGAGTACGACCGCACGCTCGTCGTCGGCGTGTCGCTGCCGCTGGTGCTCGGGGGGCTGGTCGCCATCTACGCCCTGCACCGGCACCTGCATGGCGAGCTGTTCCTGCTCACCGTGGGCGCTGTGTGCGTCATCACGCTCGTCACCACGGCGGTGGGCTACTTCCTCGTCAAGGTGACGCACGCCGAGGAGCTGACCCTCTTCATCCTGCCCCTGGTGCTCATTGGCGAGGTGGGGCTGGCGGTGTACTGGCTGCGCCACGAGTCGCAGGCCACGGGCGTTTCGGAGGAGACCTGACCATGGCCCTGCGACCGACGATTCAAGACGTGCTGGCGGGGCTCAAGGCCGAGGGCCACGTGGACGCGGAGGTGGATGCCCGCGCCCGCACCGCCCTGGAGATCCGTCAGAAGACGCTGGGCGCATCGCCCTGGTTCGTGAAGGCGCTGGCGGGCGCTGGCGCGTGGATGTCCGCCGCCTTCCTGCTCAGCTTCTTCGCGTGCGTGGGCCTGTGGAAGGAGGAGGTGGCGCTCACCGGCCTGGGGCTCGTGCTGGCGGTGGCGTCGGTGTTCCTGCGCCGCAACACGCAGGGGGCCTTCATGGAGCAGCTCGCCCTGGCCTTCTGCCTGGCGGGCGTGGGCTCGTTCCTGATGGGGCTGGGGCAGATGGATCAGTCCACCCTCACCATCGAGTTCGCGGGGATGGTGGCGTCCCTCGCGCTGCTCGTTGTGTTCCCGGACCTCATCCTCTACTTCCTGGCGACCGTGGGGCTCTGCGTGTCCGTCGGCGCGATGGCGCTCGAGCTGGTCGGTGGCGCGGGCGTGGACGCGTGGATGCTCGTGTGCGCCGCGGCGCTCGCGGGGCTCCTGCTCTTCGAGCCCCGGCTGCGGCGCGGGCAACTGGGCGCCCGCGTGGGGCCCATCGCCTTCGCGCTCGCGTGCGCGGTCCCGGGGTGGCTGCTGTTCCGCAGCTTCGAGAACTCGCAGGAGGGCTTCCACTACATCTTCCGCTTCGAGAGCGAGTTCGTGCCGAGCGCGTACCTCTCCATCCTGCTCGCGCTCCTCGCGGGGGTGACGGGCTGGCGGGTGCTGCGCGAGCTGGGCCTGGAGCGCGAGAAGCGCGTCTGGATTCCGGCGGTCTGCGCGCTCGTGCTGCTCACGGTGATGACGCTGAACACGCCGGGCGTGCTGGTGGCGGTGCTGATGCTGACGCTCGGCTTCCACCGGCGCAGCCGCGTGATGCTGGGGCTGGCGGTGGCGTTCCTGCTGACGTTCGGCGCGTACTACTACTACGACCTGCGCATCACGCTGCTGGCCAAGGCGCTCGCGCTGGTGGGCAGCGGGCTGGTGCTGCTGGGGGTGCGGCAGTTCTTCCTGCGGCGTGAAGCCGCCGTGCTCGCGGAGGCCCGATGAAACGCGGCGCCGTCATCTTCGGAGGGCTTGGGCTGGTGTTCGTCGCGCTCGCCTTCCTCGTCGTGCAGAAGGAGACCGTGCTGGCCAAGGGGCAGCCGGTGCTGTTGCGGCTGGCCCCGGTGGATCCGCGCTCGCTCATCCAGGGCGACTACATGGTGCTGGACTACGCCATCAACCAGGGCTGGCGCGAGGGCCGCGACCAGCCCCAGGAGGACGGCAACGTGGTGGTGCGCCTGGACGAGCACAACGTGGGCGAGTTCGTGCGCTACGAGCCGCCGGCCTCCACGCTCGCGCCCGGCGAGGTGCGCGTGCGCTTCCGCATCCGCAACTCCCAGATGCGCCTGGGTGCGGAGGCCTTCTTCTTCCAGGAGGGCCACGCGGAGCGCTACGCGAACGCGCGCTACGGCGAGCTGCGCGTGATGGACAACGGCACCAGCGTGCTCGTGGGCCTGCGCGACGAGAACTACCAGCCGCTGGGCAGCGCCATCCGCTGAAGGCCGCACGCGCGCCCCGGGAGACCGGGGCGCGCCGTCGCGTCAGTCCGCGTCCTCGTTCTCCAGCAGGTCGGAGAAGGGCGAGCCGTCCTCGCCCAGCGCCTTGTAGAGGACGTCCACCTTCTCCAGCTCGCGCTTGAGCGCCTTGTGGTGGTTGCGGTTCTTCACCAGGCTCTCGCGGCCCAGCAGGCGGAAGGCCTCGTCGCGGCCCACCTGGCGGATGGCCATGCCCAGCACCAGCCCGCGGAAGCCGTCCGCGTAGTCCAGGTCCAGCGGCGCTCCGCGCCTGCGCGCCTCGCCGACGAAGGCCTGCGCCGCGGCCCGCAGCGCCTCCGGAAGCGGCCGGCCCCCGGGCGACTGCTCGTAGTCCAGGGCGCGGGCCACGTGCTTCTCCTGCAACACGAGGTCGCCCGTGCTGCCCGCGTGCTCCACCATCGCCAGCGTGTACGCACGCCGCACGATGTTGTCGAGCTGCCGCAGGTTGCCCGGCCAGGTGCTGGTGGTCAGCAGGACCTCCGCCTCCGGCGCCAGCCGCGCGGAGCCGTCCGGCAGCCGCTCGCGGTGACGGCGGTTCACCATGTACCGCGCCCAGAGGGGAATCTCGTCCTGCCGGTCCTGCAGGGGCGGCATGCGCACCGGCAGCACGTTCACGCGGTAGTACAGGTCCTCGCGGAAGCGTCCGGCGCGCACCTGCGCGTGCAGGTCCGCGTTGGTGCCGATGATGAAGCGCACGTCCGCGAGCTTCTCGCCGGTGCCCTCGCCCAGCGGCCGGTAGCTGCGCGACTCCAGGAGGTGCAGCAGGCCCGCCTGCGCCTTCAGCGACAGCTTGTCGATTTCGTCGATGAACAGCGTGCCGCCGTCCGAGCGGGCCACCACGCCCGGCGCGTCGCGCACCGCGCCGGTGAAGGCGCCCTTCTTCCAGCCGAAGAGCTCCGCCATCTGGAGGTCCTCCGGCACCGTCACCAGGTCCAGCGTCTCGAAGGGCTTGCCCCGGCGGCCGGAGCGCTCATGGCACCAGCGCGCCAGACGCGACTTGCCCGCGCCCGTGGCGCCGCTCACGAGGATGGTCTCGTCCTGGAGCGCGAAGGTCCGGAGGATGGGCAGGAGCTCCGCCATCGAGCGGCCCACCACAGGGAGGAACTCGTCCACCTCCGGCGTGGCCACCGGCCGCTGCGGCAGCGCGGTGAGGTACGGCGCGGCGATGTCCGTGAGCAGCTGGAGCAGGTCCCCGGCGTCGCGCCAGACGAACTCCTGGCCCATGGCGGCCAGGCAGTCCGCCTCCAGGGAGATCATCCCCTCCATGCCCGAGGGCGTGCGCAGGGGCAGCACGCACACGTGCGTCGCGTGACGGCCCAGGAAGCGCTGCTTGCTCTCGTTGCTGTGGAAGCCCGCGAGGCCCGGGTCGCCCGTCACCGGCGCGTCCGGCGCGTGCGGCTGCACCGTGCCGATGTTCACGTCGATGGACACCGCGCACCGGTGCTCCACCACCGCGCGCCACGCCGTGGCGGAGGTGAAGAAGGGCGTCCCGACGCCCGCGTCCGTGACTTCGCGCGCGCCCACGTCCAGCGCCGCCAGCCGCCGGTACGCCTCTCCGGGGCGCAGGTGGACGATGCCACGCAGGACCCGGGCCCGCCCCGCGTAACGGCTGGACGCCACCGCGGCGTCCGCCACGGCCAGCATCCGACGTAACGTCGCCGCCGCCGCGGTCTCGAAATCCCTGGAATCCCTGAGCGCAGCCATGAGCTGCGCCAACTCGTCTTGCATCCCCTCGCCTCCCTTGCGGAAGCCGCGCCACCGCAGACCGGCGAAGCCGTCCAGAAAACAGACGCGGACTCTATCGGAGATGGCGGGGAGGTGCGGATTCAGATGGAGAGCGCGGAAGGAGCGGCCCCTCCTTCCGCGCTCCGGGTGCATCTGGATGCGGTACACGCCGTTGCCGGCGTATGGCCCGCCCCTATTGCGGCTGCCGTGCCAAGGAAGAAACCCAATGATTTCAAAGACTCCCGCGCATGCCACCACCACGGCTGCGTCCCACTGGAACGCAGACGCGTCCTGACGGAACGCAGCGCCCGCGCCGTTTCGCGTTCCAAGGCCTGTCACACCGCGCCGCCCGAACAGGCAGGCTGCGGGGTCATTCCAGACCAGTCAGGGAAAGTGGGGCAGGTTCCAGCCGCGCCAGACGCTGACCATGCGCAGCGCGAAGCAGGACGCGCCGCCCACCAGGGCCATGGTGCGGGAGGGCAACCCCAGACGCTGGCCCCCCACCATGACGAAGGCCCCGGCCATCGCCGCCACGGCGTAGATGTCCGCGCGCAGCACGGTGGGCACGTGGGTAAGGAAGAGGTCGCGCAGGGTGCCGCCGCCGGAGCCGGTGATGGCGGCCATGAGCACGGCCATCAGCGGACGCAGGCCGAAGTCCAGCGCCTTCCGGGCCCCGGCGATGGCGAAAAGGGACAGCCCCGCGGCGTCCAGCGTGACGAGCAGCAGGGGCGGCACGTCCGTCACGAAGCGGTGGAGGAAGAGCACCGTCGCGCCGCCCGCGAAGGCGACCAGCGCATAGCGCTCATCCCGGATGGAGTTGGGCGGCGTCGCGCCGATGAGCAGGTCGCGGAGGATGCCGCCACCCAGCGCCGTGGCGAACGACAGGACCAGGACGCCCAGCGGATCCAACCCGCCCGCGATGGCCGCGATGGCGCCCTCCACCGCGAAGACGTAGGTGCCGGCGAAGTCGAGCCCCCGCAGCAGCCGCGCCTCGCGGCCGTTGGTGCCCGCCTGCGTCCCTGCCACCGCGGAGGGGTCCATGCGGTCGACGCTAGCACCCGTGCTCCAGGGGCCCACGTCACGGCGCGGGCGCTCCATCCACCGAACGACACCGCGCCGCCCACGAAGGCAGCGCGCGTGTCAGGCTCCGGAAGCCGCGTCCGGGCCGAGGACGAAGACGCGGTCCAGGCGCGGGCTGCCGCGCCCCACGGGCGAGTCCAGGTCGTAGTCGAAGTCGAACGTGGCCGCGACGCGCAGCCCGGACTTGCGGAACAGGCGCTTCACCTGGGCCTCGTCGTACGTGCGGAAGTACCACGTCGTCTCGATGAGCCAGTCCTTGCCAGGGCCGGTGACGCGCAGCCGGTTGCGCATGGGCGAGCGGCGCAGGCGCTTCTCCGGCAGGCCCTCGTGCGTGTTGCACACGACCCTGTCCGCGCCCACCTGCCCCACCCAGCGCTCGTGCTCCGGCCCGGAGCGCGCGTAGTCCGTGAGGTGGAAGCCCAGCACGTAGATGCCGTCCGGCTTGAGCAGGCGCCGGGTGCCCGTGAGGTGCTCTACCGCGGCCTTCTCGCTGTCCAGGTAGCGGAAGGTGGAGACCAGCGTGTGCGCCAGGTCCACGCGGCCCTCCAGCGCCGGGTCGAAGAAGTCCTCCATGCGCGCCTGGGACAGCTTCACGCGGCGGCGCTCGGCGGGGGACAGCCGCTTGCGCGCGTGCGCGAGCATGGCCTCCGACAAGTCATAGCCCGCGACCTTCAGGCCCCGGCCCGCGGCCTCCGCCACCAGCCGGCCCGCGCCGCACGCGGGCTCCAGCCACTGGTTGCCGCCGGTGCCGTAGCGCCGGCTCAGCGCCTGGAGGAAGTCCGCCTCCCGCACGGTGTCCGTGCCGAAGATGGCCTCGTAGTACTCCGGGTGCTCGTACCAGTCCTTGCGTCGTTCCATGGTGCCTTCAGTGCTCCGTGTGCCCCAGGACGCGCGCGAGCACGAACATCACCAGCAACCCGGCTGCCAATGCCACCAGGTTGCGGCCAGGCTTGTCCCGCCCGTGCTTGTTCACGTGCGGCAGCAGGTCCGACACGGCGATGTAGAGGAAGGTGCCGGCGGAGAAGGCCAGGGCCTTGGGCGCCAGCGATTCGAAGCTCAGCACCGCGTCGAAGCCGAAGTAGAGCACCGCGCCCACCGGCACCATCAGGCCGTACAGCGCGGTGTACGCCAGGATGGTGCCGCGCTTCTTCCCCTCCGCCTGGAGGATGGACGCGAGCGACAGCGACGAAGGCACCTTGTGCGCGGTGATGGCCAGCAGCGCCATGGCGCCCACGCCCTCCTTCACCGAGGAGCCCAGCGCGATGCCGTCGAAGAGCGTGTGCGTGGACAGGCCCAGGAACGCGCTGAGGCCCAGCGCGTGGCCGTGCACGTGCTCCGCGCAGTCCGGCGGCTCCTCGCAGGTGTGGGCGACGAGGTAGCGCTCCAGCACCAGCACGAAGAGAAACCCCATGGGCACGAGCGCGAAGGCCCACCAGCCGCCGCCCTCGTACGCCTCCGGGAGCATGTGGAAGAAGGCCGCGCCGAACATCACGCCCGCCGCGAAGGCCAGGAACGTCACGAGCCGCGTGGAGCGGTCATTGAAGATGACCACCCCCGCGCCGGCCAGCGCGCTCAACACGACGATGAAGGAGTACAGGAGGACTTCGGCCACGACCGGCGACATGGGGCGCGCACCCTACTCCCAAAACGACGCCGTCAGTAACTTCGCACCACGAGCACCTCCACCCGCCCCGGCTTCACCTCCACCTCGTGCGTGGTGGGCCGGCCCGGGGCGTCCACCTGGACGGTGTGTTTTCCCGGAGGAAGCCGGAAGCGCGCCACCTGGAACTCCGCCGGCAGTGAAAGCCAGGAGCGCAGGTCGGCCTGGTTGCCCGCGTTGAGCACCAGGAAGGCGAGCACGCCCAGCTCCTTGCTCTTCGTCAGCGCGCCCACGCCCGCGGCCACGCCCGCCTTGGCCACCGCGCCCGCGAGCTGCTTCGCCAGCATGCGGCCGATGCGGTCGTTCAGGTGCACCTGGGCCACGCGCGACAGCGACGTCACCGTCACCGCCCGGTTCGCCTGCCCATCCACCGACACGCGCACCGGCGGTGTGCCCCCGCGGTCCCGGTACACGGGCACTTCAATCAGGTCCCCGGAGTCTCCGTAGTCGCGCGACGCGCGCTCCTTCTGCGGCGACAGGCCCGCCTCCACCACCACGACGAGCTGGCCGTCGCCGGGGGAGAGCGCGTCGTGCGCCACGTCCGGGAACTTCTGGGACAGGGATTCGTAGGCGTCATCGCGGCCGGTCTTCTTCGCCAGCCGCAAGAGCGGCTCCACCAGCCCCTCCAGCCGGGGCTCCAGCTCGTACGCCTTCATGTAGTCGATGAAGGCCGAGTCCCATTCGTGCTGGTCCTCGTACAGCACGCCGCCCAGGTAGCGCGCGATGGCGAGCTGTTCGTACGGCTTCTTCTCCTCCGTGATCATCTTCTCGAGGCGCTCGTTGACGCGGCGGACCTCCACGAGCGCGTCCTCGTCGCGGCCCAGCTCCGCGTAGTTGAGCGCCTGGAGGACGGAGATCATCAGCTTCTCGAAGTCCTCGCCCCGGTAGGCGCGGCGCCGCTCGTTGCTGAGCAGCACGCCGGCCTCTTCGCTCACGGAGGTGATGTCCAGCTGCGAGCTGAGGTCATCCGCCTGGGCCAGCACCTTCGTGCTCTCCTCCCACTGCCCGGCGGCGTGCAGCACCATGCCCTTGTCCAGCAGCAACAGGAGCTGGTCGCGCTCGGGGGCCTCCTTCTGCTCGCCGTCCAGCTCCGCCAGGGCGCGCGGATAGTCAGACGCCTGGTACGCGGAGCGCGCGGAGGCGGTGCGCGCCACGTAGTCGCTGGCGCAGCCGGTGCCCAGGACGCAGCAGGCCAGCATGAACAGCAGGCCCCAACGCGCCGCCGCCGGGGAGGCGGAGACACGCGGGGCCTGGGATGCGATGTCGGGGAGGTTGGACACGGCGGACGGCTACCAGCTCACGCCCTGCTTCTCGAACTTCTTGCGGATCTGCTTCTCGTCCGTCCACGCCAGCGTCCCGGTGCGCACGTCGTTCAGCTTCGCCGTCATCTTGTAATAGACGAGCTTGTCGCGGCCGACCTCCTGGATGATGGAGGCGAGGTCGCCCGTCATCAGGAAGTCCACCGACGCCTGCTGGCCCGGGGCCTTGGCGGCGTTGGGGTTCACGTAGCCGGACTGCTGGTACTCGTACTCCTCCGCGATGTCCTGGCGCGCGGCCTGGTCCACCAGGGCGAAGCGGCCCGTCTGCGCGAGCGCCGTCTGGATCTTGTCCGCCAGCGAGCGCATGTCGATGTGCTCACTGGTGCTGTTGCGCAGCTTGCCCACGAGGACGATGGGCAGGGGCTGGCCCTGCGGCGGCGGCTGCACGAAGCGCGGGGAGCTGGCGAGCGACTCAGCCATCTTCTTCGCGATGAGCTGCAGGTCGTTCTCGTTGAAGCGGTCCCCCAGCATCTCGATGGTGTTGGGGTCCTCGTAGGTGCCGCGCGTGAAGGCGCGGGGGCCTCCGCAGCCGGCGAGCGACACGGCGACGAGGGCGGAGAGCAACAGGCGGCGGGTGTTCATGGTCGGGTCGACTCCTAGTTCCATTCGCATTCGAAGCGGCTGCCTTCGAAGTTCCACTTGTAGGCAAGCACCGCGTCGCGGCGGTAGCCGGCCGTCAGCCGGCAGAGGCTCTGCAGCGAGGCGCGCGGATAGTCGAAGGTGTACGTCTGCGCCTTCGCGCGCTCCTGCGGGGTGAGCTGCGAGGGGTGCGTGAGCGTGGGGCTGGCGCTGGCGGCCACCATCACGCGGTGCGCGCCGTAGGTCTTGAGCGGGACGTGGCCCGCCAGCTGGATGCGGCGCACCGTGCGCGCCACCATGATGTCGCTGCGGTCCACCATCGTCTCGTGGCTGTTGCGGCGCTGCAGCAGCTCCGGGAGGTTCGCGGAGAACACGCGGGTGATGTCCCCGTCGTCCACGAAGAAGTAGAGGAAGGCCTCGCGCGCGGTGCGGCTCTCGCCGGTGAAGTCCAGCGTCACCAGGATGTCCAGCTGCCGGTTGGGCGCCAGGCCATGGCGCGACACCGCCGCCAGCACCGTCTTGTCCACGCCCGCCTTCTTCAGGCGGATGAGGCCGTCCGCGCTCGCGTCGCAGGCGCAGCGGCGCTCTTCAATCATCTTCACCAGCTGCGCGGGCTCGAAGCCGGCCTGCGACAGCTTGGTCAGCTCCTCGTCGGTGAGCGGGAGCTGGTCCGACCGCTCATAGATGCGCGGCAGCTGGTTCGGGTCCCACTGGATGATGTTGTAGGTCTGCACGTCCCCGGACGGGAACGGCAGTGACACGGACGGCGCGGCGGCGCGAGGCGCCTGGGCCGTGGTCAACGCGACAGCGGCGGCGAGCAGTTGAGCGATCATGGCGTGCGGTCAGAACCGGTATCCGACGTTCATGAACAACCGGTTCGTGACTCCTCCTCCCCCGATGGGGATGTCCGGCGAGTAGTGCAGGCCCATGAGCACGCGGTCGCGGCGGTCCAGGTAGAGCTCCGCGCCCACCTGCGGCGACAGGGCGAACCGCAGACCCTCGCCCTCCGGGATGACGATGGCGCCCGCCTTGAGGCCGAGCGTGAAGGACACCGGCCAGCCCCAGCTGCGGAAGGTGGGGCCCACGTTGCCGATGAAGCGCCCACCGTCGAAGACGTAGCCACCGCTGACGTCCAGGCGGTACCAGTCATCGCCCCAGAGGGACACGGTGGCGCCCACGAACAGCGGCGGGCCCTCCGGCGCGCCCGGGGGGTTCTCCCCGGAGTTGATGGCCGCGCCCCAGTCGAACTGGAGCGACACGCCCCGGCGGTTCTCGCCGTAGTAGCCCCCCGTACCGTACTCCGACTCCTCGGGCCCGTCGGTGCGGCCCCGCTCCTGGGCGCTCGCGGTGAGCGGCGCGGCGACGGCCAGGAGCGCCAGGGCTCCGCACAAGGTGACAGGACGCTTCATCTGATTGGACTCCCCAGCGTGGGTGCGACTGCTCTTACGCGCGTCATACGTCGCGACGGGCGCCATATTCATCGTGCGGCGAGCGTCCGTGCAAGCGGCTGTTCTGCCTGCGCCCGTCCCCTTCAGGCCCGCGGCTCCGGGGCGCCCTGGGCGGCGTCCTGGCCGTCCTTGGAGGGCGGGGGCACGGCGGCGCGGGACTCGCTGCGCACCGTGGGCAGCCACTGGGGCCGGGCGCGGATGAAGAGCACCAGCCGCTCACGCACCAGGAAGCGCAGGTCCCCCAGCTTGCCGGAGTCCGCCGCGCTCACCAGCGCCCGCAGGGTGAGCGTCTTGTCCATCACGTCGAAGACGACCAGCGTCTTCACCCGGCCGTCCCACAGGTGCTTGCCCTCGTTGGTGAGGATGCGGTCCAGCTCCGCGCGCAGCGCGTCGATGTCCGCCATGTAGTCCACCTGGAGGATGACCGTGCCCATCATCTCCGGAGAGCCCTTGCTCCAGTTCTGGAACGGCTTGTCCAGGAACTGCTGGATGGGGATGACCATGCGCCGCTGGTCCCAGATGCGCAGCACGACAT
This genomic stretch from Corallococcus caeni harbors:
- a CDS encoding COG3014 family protein, translating into MSNLPDIASQAPRVSASPAAARWGLLFMLACCVLGTGCASDYVARTASARSAYQASDYPRALAELDGEQKEAPERDQLLLLLDKGMVLHAAGQWEESTKVLAQADDLSSQLDITSVSEEAGVLLSNERRRAYRGEDFEKLMISVLQALNYAELGRDEDALVEVRRVNERLEKMITEEKKPYEQLAIARYLGGVLYEDQHEWDSAFIDYMKAYELEPRLEGLVEPLLRLAKKTGRDDAYESLSQKFPDVAHDALSPGDGQLVVVVEAGLSPQKERASRDYGDSGDLIEVPVYRDRGGTPPVRVSVDGQANRAVTVTSLSRVAQVHLNDRIGRMLAKQLAGAVAKAGVAAGVGALTKSKELGVLAFLVLNAGNQADLRSWLSLPAEFQVARFRLPPGKHTVQVDAPGRPTTHEVEVKPGRVEVLVVRSY
- a CDS encoding ZIP family metal transporter translates to MSPVVAEVLLYSFIVVLSALAGAGVVIFNDRSTRLVTFLAFAAGVMFGAAFFHMLPEAYEGGGWWAFALVPMGFLFVLVLERYLVAHTCEEPPDCAEHVHGHALGLSAFLGLSTHTLFDGIALGSSVKEGVGAMALLAITAHKVPSSLSLASILQAEGKKRGTILAYTALYGLMVPVGAVLYFGFDAVLSFESLAPKALAFSAGTFLYIAVSDLLPHVNKHGRDKPGRNLVALAAGLLVMFVLARVLGHTEH
- the lpoB gene encoding penicillin-binding protein activator LpoB — its product is MNTRRLLLSALVAVSLAGCGGPRAFTRGTYEDPNTIEMLGDRFNENDLQLIAKKMAESLASSPRFVQPPPQGQPLPIVLVGKLRNSTSEHIDMRSLADKIQTALAQTGRFALVDQAARQDIAEEYEYQQSGYVNPNAAKAPGQQASVDFLMTGDLASIIQEVGRDKLVYYKMTAKLNDVRTGTLAWTDEKQIRKKFEKQGVSW